One Setaria italica strain Yugu1 chromosome II, Setaria_italica_v2.0, whole genome shotgun sequence DNA segment encodes these proteins:
- the LOC101762244 gene encoding 5-formyltetrahydrofolate cyclo-ligase, mitochondrial yields the protein MIKNAVASLMVRLHHLPLPRAAPASTYRHHHHHALHLPPPASVPLRPAAGAAMSTTAEQAVADQKRALRTEVRRALKALSPDQRASEDLAIQTTILDSSWFKASKRLCAYISCQQLREVDTSKILAECLPSSPGQEELAKDLYVPRVEDKNRNMRMLKITTMDDLVKNSMNILEPSPVDASGNDREDVLSSSSPIDLFLLPGQAFDRTGRRLGRGGGYYDTFLLKYQELAKEKGWNQPLLVALSYSVQIMEEGIIPVNSTDVPIDALVSSSGVIPISPTALERM from the exons ATGATTAAAAATGCAGTGGCCTCGCTGATGGTGCGCCTCCACCACCTGCCcctgccccgcgccgcgcccgcctccacctaccgccaccaccaccaccacgcgctCCATCTCCCGCCGCCCGCATCGGTCCCgctgcgccccgccgccggcgccgccatgtcAACGACGGCGGAGCAGGCAGTCGCCGACCAGAAGCGCGCGCTTCGCACAGAGGTGCGCAGGGCGCTGAAGGCCCTCTCCCCTGACCAGCGCGCCAGCGAAG ATCTGGCTATTCAAACTACAATTTTGGACTCCTCTTGGTTCAAAGCAAGCAAACGGTTGTGTGCTTATATAAGCTGTCAGCAGTTGCGAGAAGTTGATACATCAAAAATACTAGCAGAGTGTCTACCATCGAGTCCTG GGCAAGAGGAACTGGCAAAAGATCTTTATGTTCCTCGAGTGGAGGATAAGAACCGCAATATGCGGATGCTCAAAATCACCACCATGGATGACTTAGTTAAAAATTCAATGAACATTCTGGAACCATCACCCGTGGATGCTAGTGGTAACGATCGTGAAGATG TATTGTCATCCTCTTCCCCGATTGATCTTTTTTTATTGCCTG GACAAGCATTTGATAGAACTGGTCGAAGACTGGGCCGTGGTGGAGG gtACTATGATACATTCTTGTTGAAATACCAAGAACTTGCAAAAGAGAAAGGGTGGAATCAACCTCTCTTAG ttgctctttcATACTCGGTGCAAATTATGGAGGAAGGCATCATCCCAGTCAACTCAACTGATGTTCCTATTGATGCTTTGGTCTCATCCTCTGGTGTTATTCCAATAAGCCCTACTGCGCTGGAGAGGATGTAA